gcaggtcacctgaggtcaggagtttgagaccagtctggccaacatggtgaaaccacatcttcacttaaaaatacaaaaattagccgggcgtggtgtcagctaatcccagctactttggaggctgaggcaggagaattgcttgaacctgggaggcggaggtcgcagtgagccgagatcgcactatgacactccagcctgggcaatagagcgagactctgtctcaaaaagtaaataaaataaaatcctgagaGTAAAAAACGGAAACAAATCACATACCCAGCAACAGGATTATTAGTGCACTTGAGTAACATTCAGCTACTTAAAAAAAGACGGATACACAGAGGACACCAAACACTCACTAACAAACAGTTAACTGAAAACACAGAAGATATGCCATTCATTGCATAAGGTACATTAATTTAGAATAATGCaatgttttaaaacttcaagtcttttgctgtttttactttgcttacatttcttttttttttttttttttttttttttgagacggagtctcactgtgtctcccaggctggagtgcagtggcgtgatctcggctcactgcaagctccgcctcccgggttcacgccattctcccgcctcagcctcccaagtagctgagactacaggcgcccgccaccacgcccggctagttttttatatttttagtagagacagggtttcaccatgttagccaggatagtctcgatctcctgacctcgtgatccacccgcctcggcctcccaaagtgctgggattacaggcttgagccaccgcgcccggcctacatttcttttttaaacaactgctttccaaaaaatttttaatttcttgtgtgTTTACACCATCATTTTAATACTATTTGGTCTTTTCTGGGTGCAAGTAAAGCTTTGGAGATAGAAATTAATACTCCAGGTGAGATAAAACAGTGGCCATCCGGACCTCAAAGGGCAACATTCACTGAGTAGGGTGTCCCAAGGCACTAAGAGATGAAGCCAAGGAGGCGCCTGGGCACTaccttaattccagcacttcgacATTTGCCCACGGCATCAGGAACGGCCGCCCGTGGAGGGTCAATCATGGAGATGAGCCCAACAAAGCACAGATTATCGATAGGGAAATTCACATCGTCGGTGTCAAACTGGAACCCTTCAGGAAACTGTTCATCTGGCAGAAAGAGGTGGCAGAAACCTGCGGGGAGGACAGGAGCCTTTGAAAATTTCAGTGACGCCAGGCAGTAAGAAGGACAACAGCAGCCTATTCAGCCCGCCTACCTTTCTCTGGAATGTttactttggaaaatttttaaagtctATATTTTTATAACAGAGTGAGGGTTTTGTTTAACATTTATGAACGACAGagtcactgaaagaaaaaaagcatttgaaagaGAGAATCCATCACACCAGGCCTCAGAGGAATTGGAAATTGTTTAATGTGGAGAAGACTGAATTGATAACCCTAATTTTGAGCACCAGGATATTAGGGTTCTAGACTTGCCCACTGATGATGACACTAAGTTATTTGGATTTGGCAAATCATGGAATTACGTGCCTCAGCTGCCTTCTCTGGAAACATCAAGGCCATACCTCTGCTCTCTCGTTCATTTAACTGAAACATATTACCGAGCACCAATATGGGACATCATACTAGCTACTTTTGAGGATAAGTACAGATCAGGTGCATTCTGCCCAAGGGGTTTATCATCTAGTATAGTTAATACAAAAATCAAGATAATGTCAGACATTCCTTTCAATGTTGTATGAGGTTACAATGATCTTTAACGTGCCATGTAGACTCAAAGAAGAGAGACTGCTTCCACTCTGGGGTGGTGGAGGTAGTGAAGTGAAAAATACTTAAGAGAAGATAGCAATCCTTTGGTTGGATAGACACATACGAAAGATACCATGAATTAGATTTACCCAAGTTAAGAAGAATAGGAAGCATTATATAAATAATGAATGTAGTATCTGTCAAGCTACAAAGTATTATAAATACCACTTCCCCAAATACATTAGACAATGGGTAAAGtgaacttctcagcctcagtAGCTGTCAgggtagaaaaaaatggatagCATCTTAGACTAAAAGTTTACCGTTAGTCTAGTTTCTGAGCTGAGCACATAAATGCTCATGTAAATTCACACCCATTCCAAAGCAGTCAGGAAATAGTATGTCTAACTTAGACACACTAAGAATTAATTACCTTTAATTTAATTAGGCTTATTATTTATGTCCATAGCAACAAAGATTAGATAAGAAAGATCTTCTTCCaccattgtgtttttttaaaaaacaaacagaactgaCTAGCATGAGACCAAAGGTCTAAGTACAAGTCAGAAGCAAACCATCAGGACGTTGTTTCTCACAGCCCAATACACTGACCATTTCTCCAGCACttattgttttcaaaatgatAGGGGGCAAATAAACAAGTAGGAGGATTGCCCCTGAAAGACACAGCGGAAGGTCAACAAGACATACAGGTTCATAGGATCACTTGTTAACTGTCTACCAGACTAGGTTACTTGATAGAAACGTGCCCAGGTGCTTTGTTACCAGGTTATCTGCATACCTAGGACTCGTTCTCCGAGGCCCCCCAGCTCCAAATAGGCATTCTGAAAGGCGTCTTTCAGCTCCTCATCCAGGGGCTGCTCCTTGCCGTGGAGGAGGATAGAGCTGCAACGGTCTAGGATCCTTTCTGGGGCACCCTTCATCACCAACAGGTGTCGGGGCTCTGACGTGTTGGGGTTCTTATGAATGGACAACTGTGAAGGATTGTTGAGATATAAACATTGGATGGTTGGATGTGTGGCAGTCCATGGTGGAAAATGGAGCTTCACTTACTATTTAGTATTTGCTATAAAAGACCCAAGATCCCTTCTTTCTGAACTCTGAAGTATCTTATACCTGTAACATACTCTGactgctacagaaaaaaaaaaaagagcactatGATGTATTCATAAATTCCTGACACTtgttcacattaaaaaataacacatacaGAATTTCAGAACACAGGGATTGGGGCACACTTGCGCACACACACCTCCAGCACCCTCCCCACATGCCCACACCCACCCCACATGCCCATACCCACCCCAAACCAAAAGTATTCAAAAGGGCTCAACAGTGTTTTGCAAGAGGCTTCATTTATCCTGCTGATACTCAACTAAATTATGACATTCTATATGTAATCAAGGGTAAAATTTAAAGCTAAAGCTTATAAAACTCCAAAGGGAGAATATTTCCTCTTCCTGCTCATGTACCTCCCCTCTTTGTCCCCCAGCTTGCCCTCGCCCTCCGTGTACCCATTTATCTTCAGACCTGGTACTTGTTGGTGGAGTTGAAGGGTATTTCGACGATTTTGGCGTATCTTTCTCTCATCTCCTTCACGGAACCACAGCACAGCTCTATGCACTTCAAGAGTGCTGACTCAGAGGCATCTCCTGCAACTGCCCGCTGTGAACAGACACATCATCTGTAAATTATCTCCAAAAAATTTCACTGAGGCATCactgaaaaacaggaaaaataactcAAGACACATTCCAATCTTGTCAGAGGTAGCAAAGGATGGGCAAGAAGGAAGCAGCGGTGTTAAGTGGGACAGGAGTCCCTCTAGCCCAGACCACTGCTGTTCACAGTGCTTCAGACTCAAACCCCAATGTCCTTCCCCGGCCCACAGTAGCTTCTAGTGAAAGAAGGCTGTGGGAAGGTGTCACCTTCCCTAGAAGAGGTATAACACACCCTTCCAACCTACTGCAGTCTATTTCTATCTTCTCCCGGCCTACTGAAAAGTCTCAAAGCCAATGCTATTCCCAACTACCTATTTCTGGTTCCTTATCTGAAAATACCAAGTGAGAGACTAAACATTTATAGCACCTTTCATTACTGTAGAATTCATAAGAAAATGCTTAGGGTCTCAGGACTGGGGACAAACTGCCTATGTCAAGGGCAAAGTAGAAGACTTTACATTCTAATCATAATTGCGCAAAATTACTTGGGCCTGAAGGATGTGAACTGAAAGCTATTACCAGCTCCAACAGTAATAAAATCGAACCATGTAACATTTTAGTCAAAGCCCACGCTTCAGGTGACACATATTATCTGTGATACGTGATGACACACTTATATTTTGACATACTGAAAGCATTTTCAGTTGTAAACAACTTTTATATAGGTAAGCCTTTTAGAACTTTAACATCTAAGGTTGCATATGCAGATGAACAGATCAATGCTCAGAAGTATAGCAGCTCCACAGAGCAAGAAAGTTGGCTGGGttggaaagaaacacaaaataagtgggggacattttaaataaaagccagctattttaataaaagcaaaatagggctgcttccccctccccacttttTAGTAATAATGCCATCAATATGGCCCAACTCCAGAAATACTTGGAATACAGCTTCTGCTACCTTTCTGGGGTTTTTTAATCAGGAAAGAGTTGATACTTGTGGAACCTGATGCTCAAAGCCTAGAACATTTCCACTTTGAggtaaagaaaaacatgaaacacTTATCTCAAGTTTTATCCCCAAGATAAACAACATTATCCTCAAATCAACATCAATTCAATGCCAAGAAAATCTCCTTTGCAGAATAAATGAACCCTATCCTCACCACAGAAGGCATCTGAGTTACATCCAAGCCACATTCCCTTTGGCAACTTAGTTTATACCCACAACTACTACAGGCAGCTTCACAGAGAATGTGGGACCCAGAGAGCCTCACATAGCTTTCTTCTCCTACAGGACTTTGTACAATTCACGATCCTTCTGAGACTGCATCTTCACTTGGGCAGCACAGTAAAATCTCAATCATTTCAAACTGCATCAGAATTCCACAGGCTAAGGCTGGGCTTATTTTGGCCTGGAGCTTATTTTTACATCATTAGTAAACAAGCTAAGAACCAATAAGATAAGATAAGCTGAGctatttcaggaaaataaatggCTTAAAGGATTTACTGGAATCTACTGTATCCTAATATGCAAATACGATTATCGAGTCACTACAGCCCTCAGCTCTCACTGTCCACTAGGTTAGGTGATAACATAAACTCAGAGTAGTAAAAGCAGATGAATTAGGTTTTTCACCAATAAAGACTGTCTTCCATCTCTTCCCATCCCACTTTGGTCAGATTTTTACTGCAGCTTCCCTTTTTAATCAACTTATATGGAGCAGGGGGTCCTATAATACATCAGGATCTACAGGCAACACAATGTAAGTTACAGCAAAGTACTGCACAGACCACTCCAAGTGTTCTACAGTCAACAGTCACACAGACCACAAAGGTAATCTGCTACTTTTAACACTCAAATGGCAGTTCTCATGTGCTGTCTACACCCCTCCAAAAGGCAACCCATTATTAACTCTTGAGCCTACCTTAAGAATAGGTAGGTTTTCCTGGTTAGCCTGAAACACTGCCCTGTTACAAAGACCTGCAATTCTGGACAGAGCAAGCCAGGTAGCTGAAGTCTTGTCAAAAGAGACACCTGATGGAGGCAAGAAAACACAACAGGACAATAATGCATTAAAGGCTATGTTCTCAGTTCTCCTATTAAAGTCCTATAGAAATTTGCAGTGATACATCTCATTTCCCAATTAATGAAACCAATCACATTTCAGGCATTCTTCAATCACATTTGTAGGGCAATTTAAAGTTTCTGCTAACATGCAAAAAATCAAAATCCCATACCCTTGACTCTTCactaaatgataaaaagaaagaaagaaaaagctgtcatgagcattaaaaaagaaatttttttttcatgcaatttcttaaaagaaaaaaaaccaagtgGAGCAGGTGGCTGAGGTGTGTAGTAGCCCTGGCCTTACCACTCTGATTCTCTGTCGTATCAGCTTCATGGATTTGATTGTCAAACCACATGTGGGCCACTGTCATCCGGTTCTGAGTCAGAGTTCCAGTTTTATCCGAGCAGATGGTGGATGTGGACCCCAAGGTCTCCACAGCTTCTAAGTTCttcactaagcagtttttcctcGCCATGCGTTTGGCGGTAAGTGTCAGACAGACCTAAAAAATATAAGGAAGATTATTACTTCACTCAATCAGGTTGGAATTCTACACAGATTCTTGCTATACCCTAATGTGGAAGAAATTAGTCTAAAATTAAATCTCTCCAACCTTCTTCTGAAGTCTGAAGAAATAGTAAGGGGAACCCATACATGAGGCTTCCCCTTCCTTCCAGAAAAGCAATCTATTAAGAAAAACAGTAACAGGATTCTACCCTATTCTATCCCCCTACTTGATCCCAAgttcttctcctttctccactGCACTGTTCTGGACCACGtgataatttaaaagcaaaatgtatgCTTTGGGGTTATCTTACgtataaacaaatgctgaggTTTTCTCACTGTCAAAACTCACCATATGATGTGGCTCTCAAGAAAAACTGTATCAAACATCCAGAAAAAAACATAAGTTGGCAATACCTTAGAATAGGATAGCAGAAGAATGTAACATTCATGCAAGCTGATCTGAGTCAGGGTGACCATCACCTGCCTCTTACCGTGACAGTGGCCAGCAAACCTTCCGGCACATTGGCTACGATGATACCGATGAGGAAGATGACAGCCTCAAGCCAGGTGTACTCAAGGATGAGAGAAAGGATGAAGaaagacacacccaggaacacagccacacccgtGATGATGTGGATAAAATGTTCAATTTCTGCAGCAATGGGGGTCTGGCCTCCTTCGAGTCCAGAAGCAAGTGTGGCAATTCTTCCCATCACAGTGCGATCCCCAGTGTAGACAACAATACCACGTGCGGTGCCTTaaaaagaaggggaggaagaactGTACCTAATTGTATCTAACCTGAAGGAAGCCACAGATTTTACACAATTACATAGCatggctaaaaaagaaaaagagttgaCAAAAGCACACTTTTAAGGGCCAGACTTTTGGTTGTACATGCTGCTTGGCAAAGGGACTTCTCTCCATTAGCAGGACAGCAACTCCAACACCCATGCCAGACTGGTGGTGTTGACAGAAGAGGCAGGTGGAGGTAAGGGGAACTGCCACAAGGCTTCCTGCCAGCTAGGAAAACACCTCTGCTCTGTGCTTGACACAAGTTGTCAGAAATGGAGCCAATAAAACAAGAGATTGTGcctatggttttgattttgttaatgCCCAAGAGAAATACCACACGGTGCTCAAAGTGCCAAAAAACGGCCTACCTTCAACACAATTGGTTGAAAAGAAGGCAATGTTCCTCGTCTCCAGGGGGTTTTCATTTGTGAAATCTGGAGACCTAGTCTGGGGTTCTGATTCACCAGTGAGTGAGGAGTTATCCACCTGTAtgtgaggaaaagaagaaaaatgtcatgTGAATACACTGCCTTATCATGGGCTACTGTACCCCTCAAATCCAGCTGCCCAAACAGCAGAGCTAGCCATGAGGtttgttaaaataaaagttcTACCTTGCAGCCATTTGCAGATATGATTCTGAGGTCAGCAGGAATTCGGTCTCCTCCTTTTACTTCCACCAGATCCCCAACCACAACATCCTCTGCATTTATGCTCATTTTCTCACCATTTCGAATCACAAGGGCTTGCTTTGGAAAGGAAACCATTTATACCGTTAGTATACCAACAAAGAGAAGGTAGTGtccaaaacaagaaaataaaattaagaatggtCTATTATCCTAATTACCTATACTATTCACTTTTTTATTTACACAAGTTACAAAAGCTTGCTCACCAGTTTAAGAGATATTGCTGTAACAGTGTGCCTGTATTCAGAGTTTACATTCAAAAGAAAGGCTACCACTTTTTGGGGTACAAGGAAAACAGGTTGTTTTGGGGCGGAGTAGAAGACATCCATCTCTCTGATGGAGTCATGTAATATTTGGAAAACCTTAACTTCACACTAATTCACAGGCTGACATGCTTGGGGCTGTCAAGTCATCCACTGGGGAAGGACAAAGCATCTGGTACCTGAGGGACCATGTTTTTGAAGGATTCCATGATCTTTGAACTTTTAGCTTCTTGATAGTAGGAGAAGCAACCAGTTATGATGACAACGGCTGATAGCACCACACCCAGGTACAGCTGGAAGGGAAAAGACAAGTTAGGGCCCGTGGCTCTACACAAGAATTAGGGGcattcaattaattttttgactgaataaaaaacagatttttaatagagaaaccAAGATTTCAGAAATATAGAActcatgttttcttatttatcctTCTAAAGACCACATAGAAAGGGTCAGAAATGGAGTCAGTCACACCAACACTTGACCACTAACTGGACTTTTGGAAATGTTCTAGATGCATCAGTTTCTCCTGCTTTATAAAACAAAGATTGTTTTTCAACCAACTTGTGGATTTTGAAAAATGGCCACCAAGCATTTCTGGACAGGTGGATGTGCCAACATTAAAAGCTGTGCTCTGCCATTCAGTGGGTGGCGGCCGGGGCCTGAGCAGAGCTGCCTGCTGACAGCAGCACATGCACGTGGGCATCCCACGTGTAAGAGCATCTACAACGTGGGTGGTAGAGAGAGGAActggaaatgaaggaagaatggATGGGCCTCGAAGGCAACAGCTGCTGACACTATTCCTCAGTGTTCATAACCATTAAGTAAAGAGTGGTAATTGAGAATAAGTGGGAGACAAAGACGGAGAAGATATCTGATGTGTACTACAAATCCATGTGCTGAATTACAGAACTCACATTATCATTTTGAGGTTCCTCTTCTGTAGCAGCTTGGATGCTATAAGCCAAGAAACAAAGAATCGCTCCAATCCACAGTAACATTGAGAACCCCCCAAAGAGCTGCCGACAAAACTTGATCCATTCAGGAGTAGTGGGAGGGGGAGTGAGGGCGTTGGGACCATCTCGCGCCAGGATCTCAGCTGCACGAGCAGATGTTAATCCCTGAGAAGCAGTGGAATATAAATAAGGCAAACTGTACTAGCACTTACAAGCCAACATACCTATCTGATAGCTGGACAGCTGCAATAAGgatttaaagaagaaacaaaatgtcCCAAGCTAGAGAGCCAAGGTATAACCTAGCAAATTCCTCCATGAATAATTCTGCTGATGAGCCAGCCTCCAAAGGGTTCAGGCAAACAATATGCCCACGTTTCCCAAGGAACCCGTAACACCCAGATTAAAACTCTTTAAATTGATCCATCAATAAATTTGAATTCAGCCTGGTTTCTTCTAAGTTTTAGATCAAGGGATTAATGCCAAATTGCATTTCTGCCAAAAAGGTATCTACTTTCACAAATCCATTCAGTTTTGCAAATTAACAGCTTTGAGTTTTCTATGTATTGATTCtgtggggaggggaaaaaaaccccTCTACAAACatcaaaggagaaaaaacttCCTGTAGAAATCCGTTGGGTTAACAGCCAAGTTTTAAATATACAGCTTGATTCTTTGCTTGTCTGGTAGGCAAGGGCTCACCTCCATGTACATTTTAGCCAACTCCCAATAAACCTGTTGACTGAAAAGTACTCACTGGAAAAATCTACTAAAGCCTGCTATTTTTCTAATGGGTCTTAAACCCAAGATTCACTGACAGCAGGCAATTATATATAAGCTCTCATTAAGAGAGGAAAATATGATCACTTTTATACTCTCAAAATATcaagtcaaaaaaaataaaatatttttgtctaaaGAATCTATTTACCTGTATTTTGTGCTCATGTTAC
This region of Macaca fascicularis isolate 582-1 chromosome 1, T2T-MFA8v1.1 genomic DNA includes:
- the ATP1A1 gene encoding sodium/potassium-transporting ATPase subunit alpha-1 isoform X2; its protein translation is MAFKVGRDKYEPAAVSEQGDKKGKKGKKDRDMDELKKEVSMDDHKLSLDELHRKYGTDLSRGLTSARAAEILARDGPNALTPPPTTPEWIKFCRQLFGGFSMLLWIGAILCFLAYSIQAATEEEPQNDNLYLGVVLSAVVIITGCFSYYQEAKSSKIMESFKNMVPQQALVIRNGEKMSINAEDVVVGDLVEVKGGDRIPADLRIISANGCKVDNSSLTGESEPQTRSPDFTNENPLETRNIAFFSTNCVEGTARGIVVYTGDRTVMGRIATLASGLEGGQTPIAAEIEHFIHIITGVAVFLGVSFFILSLILEYTWLEAVIFLIGIIVANVPEGLLATVTVCLTLTAKRMARKNCLVKNLEAVETLGSTSTICSDKTGTLTQNRMTVAHMWFDNQIHEADTTENQSGVSFDKTSATWLALSRIAGLCNRAVFQANQENLPILKRAVAGDASESALLKCIELCCGSVKEMRERYAKIVEIPFNSTNKYQLSIHKNPNTSEPRHLLVMKGAPERILDRCSSILLHGKEQPLDEELKDAFQNAYLELGGLGERVLGFCHLFLPDEQFPEGFQFDTDDVNFPIDNLCFVGLISMIDPPRAAVPDAVGKCRSAGIKVIMVTGDHPITAKAIAKGVGIISEGNETVEDIAARLNIPVSQVNPRDAKACVVHGSDLKDMTSEQLDDILKYHTEIVFARTSPQQKLIIVEGCQRQGAIVAVTGDGVNDSPALKKADIGVAMGIAGSDVSKQAADMILLDDNFASIVTGVEEGRLIFDNLKKSIAYTLTSNIPEITPFLIFIIANIPLPLGTVTILCIDLGTDMVPAISLAYEQAESDIMKRQPRNPKTDKLVNERLISMAYGQIGMIQALGGFFTYFVILAENGFLPLHLLGLRVDWDDRWINDVEDSYGQQWTYEQRKIVEFTCHTAFFVSIVVVQWADLVICKTRRNSVFQQGMKNKILIFGLFEETALAAFLSYCPGMGVALRMYPLKPTWWFCAFPYSLLIFVYDEVRKLIIRRRPGGWVEKETYY
- the ATP1A1 gene encoding sodium/potassium-transporting ATPase subunit alpha-1 isoform X1 produces the protein MGKGVGRDKYEPAAVSEQGDKKGKKGKKDRDMDELKKEVSMDDHKLSLDELHRKYGTDLSRGLTSARAAEILARDGPNALTPPPTTPEWIKFCRQLFGGFSMLLWIGAILCFLAYSIQAATEEEPQNDNLYLGVVLSAVVIITGCFSYYQEAKSSKIMESFKNMVPQQALVIRNGEKMSINAEDVVVGDLVEVKGGDRIPADLRIISANGCKVDNSSLTGESEPQTRSPDFTNENPLETRNIAFFSTNCVEGTARGIVVYTGDRTVMGRIATLASGLEGGQTPIAAEIEHFIHIITGVAVFLGVSFFILSLILEYTWLEAVIFLIGIIVANVPEGLLATVTVCLTLTAKRMARKNCLVKNLEAVETLGSTSTICSDKTGTLTQNRMTVAHMWFDNQIHEADTTENQSGVSFDKTSATWLALSRIAGLCNRAVFQANQENLPILKRAVAGDASESALLKCIELCCGSVKEMRERYAKIVEIPFNSTNKYQLSIHKNPNTSEPRHLLVMKGAPERILDRCSSILLHGKEQPLDEELKDAFQNAYLELGGLGERVLGFCHLFLPDEQFPEGFQFDTDDVNFPIDNLCFVGLISMIDPPRAAVPDAVGKCRSAGIKVIMVTGDHPITAKAIAKGVGIISEGNETVEDIAARLNIPVSQVNPRDAKACVVHGSDLKDMTSEQLDDILKYHTEIVFARTSPQQKLIIVEGCQRQGAIVAVTGDGVNDSPALKKADIGVAMGIAGSDVSKQAADMILLDDNFASIVTGVEEGRLIFDNLKKSIAYTLTSNIPEITPFLIFIIANIPLPLGTVTILCIDLGTDMVPAISLAYEQAESDIMKRQPRNPKTDKLVNERLISMAYGQIGMIQALGGFFTYFVILAENGFLPLHLLGLRVDWDDRWINDVEDSYGQQWTYEQRKIVEFTCHTAFFVSIVVVQWADLVICKTRRNSVFQQGMKNKILIFGLFEETALAAFLSYCPGMGVALRMYPLKPTWWFCAFPYSLLIFVYDEVRKLIIRRRPGGWVEKETYY